The following are from one region of the Tepidamorphus gemmatus genome:
- the chrA gene encoding chromate efflux transporter — translation MTRPPHPTLAEATRVWARIGLLSFGGPAGQIAMMHRILVEERRWLGETRFLHALNYCMLLPGPEAQQLAVYVGWLMHRTPGGIIAGLLFVLPGAAAIMALSWIYALYGNVGLVEALFFGLKAAVLAIVAQAVVRIGRRALRSGAMVAIAAASFVAIVAVNLPFPLIILVAGLVGYLGARANLPAFADGRGHGLLGGQTVADAGTILGEEVPDHARVDRAAAFRLSAVLLTLWLAPVAGLVIALGPANVFAQLAAFFSVMAVVTFGGAYAVLAYVAQEAVQNYGWLAPGEMLDGLGMAETTPGPLIMVTQFVGFMAAFREAGGLPPLIAGTLGGLLTTWVTFTPCFLWIFLGAPFIERLRHNRSLTAALTAITAAVVGVILNLALWFGLHVVFAEVVEAAGFGLRLDVPVIASIDWPSALLAAAALLAVFRFGVGTLTVLAGCAAAGIALHSLVPWLV, via the coding sequence ATGACACGCCCCCCGCATCCAACCCTTGCCGAGGCGACACGGGTCTGGGCCCGGATCGGCCTGCTGAGCTTCGGCGGTCCGGCCGGCCAGATCGCGATGATGCACCGGATCCTCGTCGAGGAGCGCCGCTGGCTCGGCGAGACCCGCTTCCTGCATGCCCTCAACTACTGCATGCTGCTGCCGGGACCCGAGGCGCAGCAGCTGGCCGTCTATGTCGGCTGGCTGATGCACCGCACTCCCGGCGGCATCATCGCCGGTCTGTTGTTCGTGTTGCCGGGCGCCGCGGCGATCATGGCGCTGAGCTGGATCTATGCCCTCTACGGCAATGTCGGGCTCGTCGAGGCCCTGTTCTTCGGCCTGAAGGCCGCAGTGCTGGCGATTGTCGCGCAGGCCGTCGTCCGCATCGGTCGGCGTGCCCTGCGCAGCGGAGCGATGGTGGCGATCGCCGCCGCCTCGTTCGTCGCCATCGTCGCCGTCAACCTGCCCTTCCCGCTGATCATTCTCGTGGCGGGGCTCGTCGGCTATCTCGGTGCCCGCGCCAACCTGCCGGCCTTCGCCGATGGCCGCGGTCACGGCCTGCTGGGCGGGCAGACCGTCGCGGATGCGGGGACGATTCTCGGCGAGGAGGTTCCCGATCACGCGCGCGTCGACCGCGCCGCCGCCTTCCGGCTCTCCGCGGTGCTGCTGACGCTGTGGCTGGCGCCGGTCGCCGGCCTTGTCATCGCGCTTGGACCTGCCAACGTCTTCGCGCAGCTCGCCGCGTTCTTCAGCGTCATGGCGGTGGTGACGTTCGGCGGCGCCTATGCGGTACTGGCCTATGTGGCACAGGAGGCCGTGCAGAACTACGGATGGCTCGCGCCGGGCGAGATGCTCGACGGACTCGGCATGGCCGAAACCACGCCGGGACCGCTGATCATGGTGACACAGTTCGTCGGGTTCATGGCCGCCTTCCGTGAAGCGGGCGGTCTGCCGCCGCTGATCGCCGGCACGTTGGGCGGGCTGCTGACCACCTGGGTCACCTTCACCCCCTGTTTCCTGTGGATCTTCCTCGGGGCGCCCTTCATCGAGCGGCTGCGGCACAACCGGTCGCTGACCGCGGCGCTGACGGCGATCACGGCGGCGGTAGTCGGCGTGATCCTCAACCTTGCCCTGTGGTTCGGGCTGCATGTGGTGTTCGCCGAGGTCGTCGAGGCGGCCGGTTTCGGGCTGCGCCTCGACGTCCCGGTCATCGCCTCGATCGACTGGCCCTCGGCGCTGCTGGCCGCTGCGGCGTTGCTGGCGGTCTTCCGCTTCGGCGTCGGGACGCTCACCGTGCTCGCCGGCTGTGCTGCTGCCGGAATCGCCCTGCACAGTCTCGTCCCCTGGCTGGTCTGA
- a CDS encoding 2-hydroxychromene-2-carboxylate isomerase — MTPTIDYFFTCISPWSYLGHDLFVDLARRHGASIRYWPINLAEVFPQTGGLPLAKRAPARQRYRMVELRRWREKRGLPLNLQPAHFPTDTTLADRAVLAIAAAGGDPADFLHRVFRAVWAHDRDIADAHVLEGLLADAGHDARAILAAARGEEITAAYAANAREAIERSVFGAPTYVLNGEPFWGQDRLDLLADALERGRQPYLP; from the coding sequence ATGACGCCGACAATCGACTACTTCTTCACCTGCATATCGCCGTGGTCCTATCTCGGTCACGACCTTTTCGTCGATCTGGCGCGGCGGCACGGCGCGTCGATCCGCTACTGGCCGATCAATCTGGCGGAGGTGTTCCCGCAGACTGGCGGACTGCCGCTCGCCAAGCGGGCGCCGGCCCGGCAGCGCTACCGCATGGTCGAATTGCGGCGCTGGCGGGAGAAGCGCGGTCTGCCGCTCAACCTGCAGCCGGCGCATTTTCCGACCGACACGACCCTTGCCGACCGTGCCGTGCTCGCCATTGCGGCCGCGGGCGGCGATCCGGCCGATTTCCTGCACCGGGTGTTCCGGGCGGTGTGGGCGCATGATCGCGACATCGCCGATGCGCATGTGCTGGAGGGGCTGCTCGCCGACGCCGGCCACGACGCGCGGGCGATCCTGGCCGCCGCCCGGGGCGAGGAGATCACCGCCGCATACGCGGCAAACGCCCGCGAGGCGATCGAGCGTTCGGTGTTCGGTGCGCCGACCTATGTGCTGAATGGCGAGCCGTTCTGGGGTCAGGACCGGCTCGACCTCCTCGCCGATGCGCTCGAACGCGGCCGGCAACCCTATCTGCCCTGA
- a CDS encoding fatty acid desaturase, with product MGDYPHEELAVSAAVAAGARRRRRREIEWPTFLALAGCYAVWAAAIWWHASLTLWLAAPLAAYCVALQSSLRHEALHGHPTRSLAINEALVFPPLCLMIPYRRFRDTHLRHHHDSRLTDPYDDPESWYLAERDYRALPAPVRLLLKANTTLAGRLVLGPPLSVVGLVRHDIRAMRAGDRRIAAAWALHAAGAAPVLAWIELSGFGMLTYLLAVAWPGLALLMLRTFAEHRADPEVARRTAIIEASPMLAFLYLNNNLHYVHHQRPRVPWYQLPAVYRAERERFRAENGGYGFDGYADLARRYLLRCKEPVAHPFLRR from the coding sequence ATGGGGGACTATCCGCACGAGGAACTGGCGGTTTCCGCCGCCGTGGCGGCCGGGGCCCGGCGCCGGCGCCGGCGCGAGATCGAATGGCCAACCTTCCTGGCTCTCGCAGGCTGCTATGCGGTCTGGGCGGCGGCGATCTGGTGGCACGCGAGCCTGACGCTGTGGCTCGCCGCGCCGCTTGCCGCCTATTGCGTCGCGTTGCAGTCCTCGCTGCGGCACGAGGCGCTGCACGGCCATCCGACCCGGTCGCTGGCAATCAACGAGGCGCTCGTCTTCCCGCCGCTGTGCCTCATGATCCCCTACCGGCGGTTCCGCGACACGCATCTTCGGCATCACCACGATTCCCGACTGACCGACCCCTATGACGATCCGGAATCCTGGTATCTGGCCGAGCGGGACTACCGCGCGCTGCCGGCACCGGTCAGGCTGCTGCTGAAAGCGAACACGACGCTCGCCGGGCGGCTGGTGCTCGGCCCGCCGCTGTCGGTCGTCGGGCTCGTGCGCCACGACATCCGGGCAATGCGCGCCGGCGACCGCAGGATCGCCGCCGCCTGGGCGCTGCATGCCGCCGGGGCGGCGCCCGTCCTCGCCTGGATCGAGCTGTCGGGTTTCGGGATGCTGACCTATCTGCTGGCGGTTGCCTGGCCTGGTCTGGCGCTGCTCATGCTGCGCACCTTCGCCGAGCACCGGGCCGACCCCGAGGTGGCGCGGCGCACGGCGATCATCGAGGCCTCGCCGATGCTCGCCTTCCTGTACCTCAACAACAATCTCCACTACGTCCACCACCAGCGCCCGCGCGTGCCCTGGTACCAGCTTCCGGCCGTCTACCGGGCCGAGCGGGAGAGGTTCCGGGCCGAGAACGGCGGCTACGGCTTCGACGGCTATGCCGACCTGGCCCGCCGCTATCTTCTCAGGTGCAAGGAGCCGGTGGCCCATCCCTTCCTGAGGCGCTAG
- a CDS encoding helix-turn-helix domain-containing protein has translation MDKRDLGAVFRERLARVMRRAGLGQSAFAATIGLDRSALSQLMSERAVRLPRAETLVAIASAHGVSLDWLLGISQSERLSAEIAPMLAIELGASGIDDSRLQHWRREATGFKIRYVPATLPDLLRTEAVIRYELGREPDARIEASIADAGSYLAYTRRPETDMEVCMPLQRLVSFARGEGMWSGLGAAERRAQLARMARLLDELYPTFRLFLYDARRTFSAPMTIFGPQRAAIYMGDMYLVLNATEHIRTLIDRFDSLIRQAVVNPHEAAARIAQLEEEV, from the coding sequence GTGGACAAGCGCGATCTCGGCGCCGTCTTCCGCGAGCGTTTGGCCCGCGTCATGCGCCGCGCCGGGCTCGGCCAGTCGGCCTTTGCCGCGACGATCGGCCTCGATCGCTCCGCCCTCTCGCAGCTGATGTCCGAGCGCGCCGTGCGCCTGCCGCGCGCCGAGACGCTGGTCGCCATCGCCAGCGCCCACGGCGTCAGCCTCGACTGGCTGCTCGGCATCAGCCAGAGCGAGCGGCTGTCGGCCGAGATCGCGCCGATGCTGGCCATCGAGCTCGGCGCCTCCGGCATCGACGATTCCCGTCTGCAGCACTGGCGGCGCGAGGCAACGGGCTTCAAGATCCGCTACGTCCCGGCGACGCTGCCGGATCTGCTGCGCACCGAGGCGGTGATCCGCTACGAGCTCGGCCGGGAGCCGGACGCGCGCATCGAGGCCTCGATCGCCGACGCCGGTTCCTATCTGGCCTACACCCGCAGACCGGAAACCGACATGGAGGTCTGCATGCCGCTGCAGCGTCTCGTCTCCTTTGCCCGCGGCGAGGGCATGTGGTCCGGTCTCGGTGCAGCCGAGCGGCGCGCCCAGCTCGCTCGGATGGCCCGCCTTCTCGACGAGCTCTATCCGACCTTCCGGCTGTTTCTCTATGATGCCCGCCGAACCTTCTCCGCGCCGATGACCATCTTCGGTCCGCAGCGTGCGGCGATCTACATGGGCGACATGTACCTCGTCCTCAACGCCACCGAGCACATCCGCACCCTGATCGACCGCTTCGACAGCCTGATCCGCCAGGCGGTGGTCAACCCGCACGAGGCGGCGGCGCGGATCGCGCAGCTTGAGGAAGAGGTATGA
- a CDS encoding PhnD/SsuA/transferrin family substrate-binding protein codes for MIASLPMYDWPELRPATDALWRALAAALSRRGISAPSGLDREGDRHAQWRDPALLLSQTCGYPFVTALKGWLRLVAVPIYTAEGCAGPSYRSVVLVRADDPARGLADLRGRIVAYNSVDSQSGYSAMRALAAPLAREGRFFAAAVETGSHLASMEAVADAGADCAAIDCVCWAMAEHYRGDLASRLRVIAWSPPAPALPFVTSARRSELEIAQIRAAVLETLADPATADVRRSLFLAGAEIPSDAAYDAILAMEAKAVAAGYPALG; via the coding sequence GTGATCGCGTCGCTGCCGATGTATGACTGGCCGGAGCTGCGCCCGGCGACCGATGCGTTGTGGCGCGCGCTCGCCGCAGCGCTGTCGCGGCGGGGCATCTCCGCGCCATCCGGCCTCGACCGCGAGGGCGATCGCCATGCGCAGTGGCGCGATCCGGCGCTGCTGCTGTCCCAGACCTGCGGCTACCCCTTTGTGACCGCACTGAAGGGCTGGCTTCGGCTGGTGGCGGTGCCGATCTATACCGCCGAGGGGTGTGCCGGTCCGAGCTACCGAAGCGTCGTCTTGGTGCGGGCAGACGATCCGGCGCGCGGCCTGGCGGACCTGCGCGGACGCATCGTTGCCTACAACTCGGTCGACTCCCAATCCGGCTATTCGGCCATGCGCGCACTTGCCGCGCCGCTGGCGCGCGAAGGCCGGTTCTTCGCCGCGGCGGTCGAGACCGGCTCCCATCTGGCCTCGATGGAGGCGGTCGCCGACGCCGGCGCCGACTGTGCCGCGATCGACTGCGTCTGCTGGGCGATGGCCGAGCACTATCGCGGCGACCTCGCCAGCCGCCTCCGGGTGATCGCCTGGAGCCCGCCGGCACCCGCCCTGCCCTTTGTCACCTCGGCCCGGCGCTCCGAGCTGGAGATCGCGCAGATCCGGGCTGCGGTGCTCGAGACGCTGGCCGACCCGGCAACGGCGGACGTGCGCAGGTCGCTGTTCCTGGCAGGTGCCGAGATACCTTCCGACGCGGCCTACGATGCCATTCTCGCGATGGAGGCGAAGGCGGTCGCCGCGGGCTATCCGGCGCTCGGCTGA